The Henckelia pumila isolate YLH828 chromosome 2, ASM3356847v2, whole genome shotgun sequence genome includes a window with the following:
- the LOC140882120 gene encoding uncharacterized protein: protein MEGGGEKERINEGVDKTITSTEEMRLGASSVDESIDSSVAASAVSNQMKQNENGSSNSSPSKNTDTANSSSGNKAKSCKGCLYYSSRLKANSRNPVCVGLTRSLPNVPRFMVGQSEMEASEEGRSITDFRYGCVGYSLYVDQKDKASNGQGTRAELPACVGLEVLVDRRVNTAETASAHTHHTHTHTKEDGNSLPQRRSHKPAQSTGDDFLNRFARNANLVANGVVKNARKVGNQIKQNLDNMFYPYRRRPK from the exons ATGGAGGGTGGTGGGGAGAAAGAGAGAATCAACGAAGGAGTAGACAAGACAATAACGAGCACAGAAGAGATGCGATTGGGAGCATCATCGGTGGATGAATCAATCGATTCTTCCGTTGCTGCTTCTGCGGTTAGCAATCAAATGAAACAAAATGAAAACGGAAGCAGCAACTCATCGCCATCAAAGAATACTGATACGGCAAACAGCAGTAGTGGGAACAAGGCCAAATCTTGCAAGGGCTGCCTTTATTATTCGTCCCGTTTGAAAGCCAATTCTCGCAACCCTGTTTGTGTGGGTCTCACCCGTTCTCTTCCAAATG TGCCGCGATTTATGGTTGGACAATCTGAGATGGAAGCTTCCGAAGAGGGTAGGAGCATCACAGATTTTAGATATGGTTGTGTTGGTTATTCACTTTATGTGGACCAAAAAGATAAAGCTTCCAATGGTCAGGGGACTCGAGCAGAATTACCTGCTTGTGTTGGTCTTGAG GTTTTAGTTGATCGAAGAGTCAATACGGCCGAGACTGCATCTGCTCATACTCATCATACTCATACTCATACTAAAGAAG ATGGTAACAGTTTGCCACAACGTCGATCTCATAAACCAGCTCAATCAACTGGGGATGATTTTTTGAACAG GTTTGCTCGGAATGCGAACCTCGTTGCAAATGGTGTAGTCAAGAACGCTCGCAAAGTAGGGAACCAAATAAAGCAGAATCTCGACAACATGTTTTATCCCTACCGCAGACGACCTAAGTAA